The Montipora capricornis isolate CH-2021 chromosome 3, ASM3666992v2, whole genome shotgun sequence genome includes the window gtaaggagaaatatcaccagcttgtgttttcagaagtttgtttagagcacgtgcaggtaatttgttggagatcttgtttgaagtttgtcctttctagccgattctggttctaagccaagctggcgtgtttcaatgaagtacatcaaaatgtaaatgatctcattttcagagataaagtggaataaataaagtacgatctgtcacatcacgagctatagtacgtctgtgatttctaattttagcgtgattcctattcgctgccttttgagagtcgactctgaaatggcttctttccttttccgttcgcttgctcagtgaggatttgcttgttttcttttcaaactcttgccattcaagaaaaaataattccctaactggtgaattcaacagtagatttcgctggaaaaaccgatatcacactcatccattcgtgattcatgcgatcagtcggtttttcaggtgaaattaaccgtggaattcactagttaggcagcaaagaaaatgacataattaagcaatttccggaaaaaccaaaaggcggacagttccaaagccttttattttcactaatcctacagccagtaagaataaacaagtcgggagctccgcttttaggcttggctaaatctatatattatttcgAACATAAAAACAGACACACTCCTTGTGTGGGTTCCCTGTGGAACGATCGTGTAGCGACATCGCTCGTCTTCCACCCTCAATTGCGCGGTTGTTGCAAGAGCGAAGCGATCTTTATTTAgttctgcaatttttgtttattgcGCCATGGCCGATTACCCAGCCGAAAAAGCCAAAATATCGGAGCGAGCGCCACGGGTCCGATTCACACTTGAGCTTTCAGTCGAACCTCGCATGGAAGAACGATTGGAAAGCGTGAAGAAAAGGATTCAGCGGGTGAAGGAAGTCCTACAAATAACTCCCCGAACACCGTTGGGAACAATTACAATGATGGAGAGACTCTTGGACTCATTTGAATGGTCTGAACAAAGAGGAATGGTAAGTGGAAGTCATTCCTCTTTGTTTACATCTTTCTCGATCCCGCTGACTTCCTCTCATCATTCTTGCGACGCAACTACACAAACCGACGTGTTTGGGTATGAGGTTTTACCATACGTCTTGTGTCACGGAGAGAATACGACGGGCTGCTTCGATATACATACCCCGAGTACGCCTGATGAGAATTATTTCATCTCATCCACTGATGCTATGAGAAATCTCTTAGGCACCGTGTCTAAATACAACGGAAAGTGCCCTCTCTGTGGTTTTGTTTTCGATATGGAGCCATTCTCGTTCCAACGGCATGGGTATTCCGTACATACACTGTATCAGCCTAAATTGTGCTGCTGGCCATTCACTGAGATGGTATTCAAGCAGTGTTATTGCGGGAAAGTACACTGTCAACCTGAGGtaattattttcttcatttccgtatttcatttattttattaatgACTTGTGCAGAAATAACATGCCTCGAGCTGTTTGGAAACATTTCCTCATTTCACTGTTAATTATTGTTGTAGGATGATACACGGTTTTACCAGTACAGGATTTACTGAGACACAGTACATCAATTATTGTCAGGCATCACATGTTGGCAATGTTGAAGAGAAGTACATCTCAACTGGTAAGCCATATTCGGCCAGGTTGTCTGCCAAAAATGTATGGCCAAGGGGCCATAACTCAAGGGATTGTGTTGACCTTTATGTTTTGAGAAAGGCTTTTTTCCTACATGCAATGGAATAGAAGTTTCCAAATaaagaaattataaaattatgaaagGATCATTGGAATGATGAATTTATGAATTTTGGCatttctcgtaaaattttatattttggTAGTTTACTCTACTCTTGGATACAAAGGTGCAGTTGAAACACTGTACGAGGAGAAATTACTTGAACAAGGAGGGAGGCACAGCAAAATgcgggtttcgacaaaacactgacccccggtcaactgacccccttactgaccccctataaaatcaatgggaaaatgaatactgcttacttaagcctcaacaaccctttttaaacagcattgttcaacagtatttaagtctaagcacccattttaaaaagtttagcttacatgaagtaatcggccatcacagcaataatcgaaaactaacctttttaaaatgggtgcttagacttaaatactgttgaacaatgctgtttaaaaagggttgttgaggcttaagtaagcagtattcattttcccattgattttatagtgggtcagtaggggggtcagtaggggggtcagtaagggggtcagttcaccgggggtcagtgttttgtcgaaacctgCAAAATGCTAATTATGCTGTTGAGGGGGATGTGAGTATCTTTTTTCCAGTTGAAACAATTCTGATTGATACAAACGTTGAGTACATAAGTTATACCATCTACTTCATCATAAATTATTGCATGTGacatttacctttttttctgaTCTATGGttgttgtttcattttattCAGGTGATTATAACAGATGCACGGCACGACTCAAGTCGAGCTGCCCAGCATACGACGGTGTCAGCTTTATCTTACAGGTGGTAATCATCATATACACATTAGAGTGATTATTATTTGGTAGTAATTtttgatttatattgtttttgtccttttccTGACCCCTGTCaatatttttaattaagaaTCTTATATGTTCATGTGAGTTAATATTGTTTCCCAAATAAAACATTCTGGCCCTTTCAGAAACAAAAAAGTCATTTACAGCCTCCACTGGTCAAAAGAACACATGCCCTCTGCTACAACATGTGAAGTTCCAATGACCAAATAAGTAGTAATGTCTCTCAGGGCTCTTGGTATGATACATACAGTTCTCAGAACATCTTTCTATATCCCATTTGCCTTGGATGATGATTGGTTTTGTTGAAGTGAAACTGAAGTTTTTTCTTAATGTGTTCTGCGATTCTAAGGAAACAGATATGCTGCTGTGCCACAAAACTTGCATTTCATTGCAGGCCATCGTGTTGGAGAGGTTGCCCATGATTATATACCAACGCTAAAGCAGTGGTTGACCTCGGAGGGAATCAAGAATTCATATGACAGCTGGCATGGTACATACTTCAAAATTACAATTCTGAATACTTTGTTATTTCTTATGACACTTTATGACCTGTTATTATCTCAAAAATTACTTCAGTACAGAATATTTCCTTTGTGTCTAACACAGCATTTATTTTTCATGCAAAGGTGGTAAAGGTGTAAAGAAGGCCATCAAAAAAGTGTCAAGTGGTCTCCAAAGGGACACAGAGAAATCATGGTTTTCTGAATTGTCTGACAAGGGTATAATCTGTAATTTGAACTGTGTCGCCATTCCAAAGGGGTTTCTTCAGTCATTCAAATTATGAAGCTGTCAtatgaaatcttttttttttctttagtaaaAGGCACCGAGACACATATCTACACAGAGTGTTAGTAGAAAAACCTTCAGATTCAAGGAGGAAATCTGGGCAACATTTAACAAGACattgtgattaaaaaaaagtcaTTCTCTGGTGTCAAAGTTATGTGATCTATGTCTAGATATTTGTGAAATTATTGTACATTTTTTCTGTGGTTACTGAAAAAGGGTtatattgaatttttttttaaaaaaagtgctGATTATTGTAACATTACACTTTTTTGGATGGGGGTAATACCGAGGGTTGAgcctgaaaacaatattttttttttttgtacaaaaaaaatattgcagtTTATGGGTATTAATTTTCTCATGCTCTTCTGTGCCCCTGGTACGGCACATTGGGTGGATTTGGCTATCTTTCTCTGACATCCTTGATTACACAGTGTGGCATGACCTCTCTCACATCATCACcccaattcttcttttttttgctGATATATGGGGTTTTCCCAAAGGCCACAATCCTTGAGTGTTCGCCAGTACCATTTATAATCTCTTCGCCGCATTGTGTGGTTAGTGATTCTTGCATCACTTCTTCCCTGTGGCTTGAAAGGGGAAAAAGCTATGCAAGAAGGCTGAAGGCAATAGGCACAGACTGCCGTCACATTTTGGGGTGCTTCTCGTGATATCTCCAATTTCGAAGTGCATGGCCTAGTGACTCAGGGAGTTTCATTGGCTGTTTTGGTGTGAGGGTGAAACACACTAACACTGGCAGGGGGAAGCGGGTCTTCTTCCGAACTTGGAACTGCAAAACGTTTTCGTTTTGAAGCTGTAACAAAATTGAATCGATCTTCACCGGGGCTTGCATTACAgtcattttttgtgatttttcagATACATTCAATAGaattttatgttgttttgtaACTGCTCCGTCACCAGGAAGACCTtcttctgacaaaaaaaaattactgttcCTCAATTTACCCTGAGCCTTCAAGTccagaataatttatttctattGAGAATTGACTCAAGAGGCACGTTTCCGATTCGTGACCCCGATAACAAAGCAGACAGACAGGAATCACCTTTCATCCCTTAGCTAGAAAAAGTCGAAAAAGGGCGCGCGATTCAAATAAATGGGTCTTCGACGTGTTCTCTTTTTGAGCACGTTTAGCAGAAACTTTCGACAAAATGATGTGAAAGAGAGAGAAATTCTGAGCAGCATAAAATCTGGGTCGAAAGGAAGTTTTACTAGATAATAAGGGCCAGACGTACCGTTTGGTTTCTGACCGTTAGCAGGCCTCACAGAGATGATCTCGTAATCGGACGTATTATCCTTTATTGATTTTAGTATCTTTTGCGTTTCATCGTCAAATATTTCAACTGTGACCTGCATTTAAGCAATGAATATTTTAGATAACATTATTACCGACGGTGACTATGGAATAAGAGCAACATATTTGGGTAAATAACAGCTACACTAAAATGGCAAATAACTACTCAGCCGCACACGTTTTCTTCCGGACAACTGACTCGAGCCctgcatttttcttttctttatcatTGATAACAAAAGTTACAAGTTTTAAGACAGAATTTAATTGAAACTTAGATGAATTAAGAAAATGTCTACCGCGAGAAATGTATTTCTGGCGCGTTGAGGAGCTGTCACGGAGTAGTAGATGTGGACACTTGGTGTCCGGAGAGATATGACTGACGGCTTGCCCAGGGCAAAGGTCGTTTTATAGTCAGGGTCCttgtttaacaaaatgaaacacttGATTTCTGACACCACCAAATTTAAAGAGCTACTACAAAATCCTACTAAATCCAGGGAAGAAAGCCTGTCAACTTATCTTCGGAAACTGAGAAAGGATAAAATTATTGATGATGCAACTTTTTACAAATCTTACCGAGTGTATCTTCTCCTGGCGTTTTATATGGCCTTCCTAAAGTTCATAAGACTGGTTGTCCTTTCCGCCCTATTGTCTCATCGGTTAACACCTATAACTACAATCTTGCTTCTTACCTTGTTTCTATACTTCAGCCAATCTCGACCAACCATATACACTGTCAAAGACTCTTTCAGCTTCGCGGATTGGGCCAAAAAGTACAAGCATAAGAATGGAATAATGTGCTCTTTAGATGTCTCCTCCCTATTTACAAATGTGCCACTCGATGAAACACGAAACATTTCTCTAGACAAATTGTATTCTCTTGCTGATCCTCCGGCTTTACCCAGGGTTGTTTCACGCAAGCTATTGGAATTTGCCACCAAGAAGAGCCACTTTCTTTTTGATGGTAAATACTACGACCAAATCGATGGTGTTGCCATGGGTTCGCCATCGGGCCCTGTCTTAGCCAACATTTTTATATGtgtttttgaagaaaagtggtTGCTGAACGCCAAAGTTAGTCCTTTATTTTGGAATAGTAACGTTGATGACACATTCACCATGTTTCACAACAAAGACAGTGCAAATGAGTTTTTGCACTATTTGAACGGCTGTCATcgcaaaattaaatttaccattGAATTTGAACATAACAATGCAATTCCGTTTTTGGACATTCTTGTCACATGTATCGTAATCAAAACAACGCTTTCACGACATCCATCTACCGAAAGAAAACTCTCACAGGTCTCTACACGAAATGGGATTCCTTCACTCTAGATacgaaagtacaaaataaacctcATCCGCTCCCTCACTTATCGCTACTATCGTCTTTGTTCATCTGGCTCCTTGCTACAATATGCCCCCAATGATCTTCGAAAACTCCTTCTTCAGAACGGCTACCCACAAGGCATAATCAACTATCATATCAACgatattttgaacaaaaacagacaacatcagcatagcaatccagtgtctacagttcgtaagaaagatattgttatcctacttccctacttaggtttccaaagcaaccaagtcgctaaacgcctgaaatgtctgaaatcttgtgtgtacaaattctactcttgtgttaaccttaagattgtttttcagagcactcgatgtataaaatctttctttcgtTACAAagaccgtattaatcgttcacaacaatccagagttatttacagagcaaattgttgggattgtaatggtttttacatcggtaaaactaaacggcggcttcacgatagaaaaaccgaacattttaaggccctagctaaaaatgacaatacttcagccattgctgaccacgtcaaggccactggacatgacatcaagtgggatcattttgatattttagcgaagggcaaaacagactatcattgtaaaataaaagagaccttattTATTCAAggacttgagccagctttcaacgtcaatgtcggaagtgaaaagctgatgctttattaatcttttctgttttttattattattattattattattattattattattattattattattattattgttattatcattattattatatattttactgttaagtatttgcttaatctaggttccagtcccctaatccgctttgttatatataaatagctgttttaaattcaacggttacttttgaaaatgtatgtagaacacacgaaacgtcaagtcataatcaaaatgaacaagttcaatatgtttatcactgctgtttgtgtcttatttttaatCATAGTATGGCcttgtagccgcgtcgagccacagaaagcgcgcgaaaagtgaagcctcgcttatgtttaagtgagttaacctaggttaagcctgcaatccaattgaaaaccagtacctggtaagcggtcaacttccaaaaacagctgacctcggttaGCTCTAAGCCTGAGTCCGCGATGTGGTCACGTGATTCttgtcagcggataccttgtttgacaggtgttaattgatcaaaacatggatgtccaatatcaaagatgtatgctgtaaactagcatgatactggtcacattttATTCATGTAGTCAGTCAAAACCTCTTCACAGCATCATGCAACTTCCCTGAACTTGCTATTAAATCCGGTTGAAGTCTTGCTTGAATTTCGCCGTCTGATACCTCCCAACATCTCAAGTTTTGGATCGCGGTGCAAACGTTTTGTTCGCTCACTCAGTACGTCAAACTGCTCAAAAATCGGATATTTCGACGCATTTCGGGTTGCTTAGtttcaaccaaattttgatatcCTGCCTGTTGTGTCTGCAAGACACGAACTAGAACAAACCTCTCGGGCTGCACCGCGCAAAGGAAAATATCTGAATCTCAAATATACTGCAAACGAAAAAATGcatgattttttaaaatatgagAAAGGTTTTGCCTGATTAAATGAATACAATAGCTTCTTTTTCGCAATTACATTGCTATTGAATAGAGCTGTTCAATATAGAGGAAGATCCATACTGGACTGTTTGATTTATAAGATCTGTTAGGGGCGTGGCACGTGGTCACGCCACACCTCATGTGACCGGAAGCGTTACATACCGGGCAGAAACGATCATCACAGATTATTGTCCTCAACCAAGTGGATGAAGAGATGAAGTTATACGCGATCTTGTTTCTTTGGGGATTCTTTTACCGTATAAATTatattgctgttgttgctgAATCTCCACCCTCTGTAGTTCCAGCTGATCGAATCTGCAAACCCGGGCCGCCATTGAAAAGGATATCTGGAAAGATCAATTGCCTTATAATTGGCGACTCCGTCAGTATTGGGTAGGTCTTAAACCTTAGCTCAGCTGGTACTTATATCGCTCCTACGCCATTCGAAAAACAGATCTTATAAAATCAAACAGTCCAGTTTGGACCTTCAATTTGTCTGTATCCTCCATATTAAACAGCTCTATTAAATAGCAATGTAATTGCGAAAAAGTACCCATCAAATTCATGTAGTCTGTTAAAACCTCTTCACATTTAAATAATCATGCGTCATGcactctttttgtttgtttgggaTTCAGTCATTTTCCTTTGCGTGTTTTTCGCGTTGGTGAACCGGAAAAGATCACTTTCATGCAACGGCAATATACTAGCAGAATCAAGATGATCAGAAATAAACGTTTAATAAGAAGAATGCCGGAGAGAATCTCTCGGAATCTCTCCGGCATTCATCTGGTCACATGCAGCAATAGCAACGGCAAAAGGGATACTGATTTTGGATTTCGTATCAAATGGTTAAACAATCTTGCAATCGATATCTTAATGTCTCGACAACCTCGGCAATAGTCTTGTGACAGAATTAGCTTTTGGAGAGGTAATGTGAattgctagttttctacccatgtaaaccacgTGAACGTTATCCCTACTGATGGAatcgtgcaccggtggctcagttggttaagcaccggtctgtcacgcgggaggtcgtgactTCAAAAtccggtcggaccaacactcaggacctttaagtaactgaggagaaagtgctgcctctgtaattacatctgcaaatggttagactctctagtcttctcggataaggacgataaaccgtaaccccgtctcacaacccttcagtgttcataatcctgtgggacgtaaaagaacccacacacttgtcgctaagagtaggagtttagtagggcacgtagttcactgtgttgtggtctgtcgtctgttgtgtatcatggttgggagagtAAAAAAGgagccacagtaattggcgcaagctgttgtggcgctcagTCAGCCTGACGGGCAGagttaataaattaaagtttgcaaaaaacgtaacccttccttgtatttgcacatattcattgccgtgaaattgacatcttaaattcaCACAAATTGCTtcagtctgaccttgtagctcagtcggtagagcagcggtgatctaacccgaaggtcgtgggttcaatccCCACCCATTTAGCATTTTTCTGTCCTTGTATGGGCCCAATTTCAttcgtagggctaacgctcacatggtttacatgggtagaaaactagcacttcacattacccctccaatagttaattctgttgaaatatactGAGTGCTACACGGCCACCGTTTTCAagaaacgtaacccttccttgtacttgtaaataGTCTTGTGATCCGAATTAAGGACGAACTGTTAAGATCTATTAAGCTCTTTTAGTGGGGGAGGCTTCCACAAaagttgagcaccgggctgtcacgcgggaggtcgtgagttcaactccggtcggaccaaccctcagggtctttaaataactgaggagaaagtgctgcctttgtaattgcatctgcaaatggttagactctctagtcttctcttctcacaacccttcaatgtccataatcctgtgggacgtaaaagaacccacacacttgttgcaaagagtagggcatgtagttcccggtgttgtggtctgtcttctgtgctatatcatggttgggagggtaaaaaggtGACCCCCACCtcagcctgtttctctgttgtggtgaaagtgattaaatgattaaatttaaaaaaaaaaacagactgcCAAAAACCCGAGCGCAAGTAAGCTC containing:
- the LOC138042995 gene encoding uncharacterized protein isoform X2, whose amino-acid sequence is MGIPYIHCISLNCAAGHSLRWYSSSVIAGKYTVNLRMIHGFTSTGFTETQYINYCQASHVGNVEEKYISTGDYNRCTARLKSSCPAYDGVSFILQETDMLLCHKTCISLQAIVLERLPMIIYQR
- the LOC138042995 gene encoding uncharacterized protein isoform X4; the protein is MGIPYIHCISLNCAAGHSLRWYSSSVIAGKYTVNLRMIHGFTSTGFTETQYINYCQASHVGNVEEKYISTGDYNRCTARLKSSCPAYDGVSFILQAIVLERLPMIIYQR
- the LOC138042995 gene encoding uncharacterized protein isoform X3, producing MHGTTQVELPSIRRCQLYLTGNRYAAVPQNLHFIAGHRVGEVAHDYIPTLKQWLTSEGIKNSYDSWHGGKGVKKAIKKVSSGLQRDTEKSWFSELSDKVKGTETHIYTEC
- the LOC138042995 gene encoding uncharacterized protein isoform X1: MKHLISDTTKFKELLQNPTKSREESLSTYLRKLRKDKIIDDATFYKSYRVYLLLAFYMAFLKFIRLVVLSALLSHRLTPITTILLLTLFLYFSQSRPTIYTVKDSFSFADWAKKYKHKNGIMCSLDVSSLFTNVPLDETRNISLDKLYSLADPPALPRVVSRKLLEFATKKSHFLFDGKYYDQIDGVAMGSPSGPVLANIFICVFEEKWLLNAKVSPLFWNSNVDDTFTMFHNKDSANEFLHYLNGCHRKIKFTIEFEHNNAIPFLDILVTCIVIKTTLSRHPSTERKLSQVSTRNGIPSL